The sequence below is a genomic window from Lolium perenne isolate Kyuss_39 chromosome 4, Kyuss_2.0, whole genome shotgun sequence.
TCTATATCTGACAAGTAACCCCTATGCGGTGAAACGAACTAATTCCATCGCCACCTTCGATATTTATCTATCTTGTGATATATCTTTTCAGCTTTCTCTATCAACTTAACTTTCCATCTCATTTGCCcggtccttttttttttttttttttcaattcACGAGCACGCACCCAACGCCTAATCAGACTATACTATAGTGAAATATGATGCTCACGAAGAAACTCTATTTTGTCAAATTTGTGCTTCCTCGAATTATATTTACAACCGATTGCTGTGCTGTTAAATGCGTTTGTGGTGACAGATGCATGCATGCAGGCAGCCTCGGTCTCATCATGACATTCGCGTCTTGTACTCGTGTTTGCTCCACTGTTAACAGTAGCAAATACTAATTTGATTAGGGATGCTAAGGTCTGGATATATATCATCGATCCAGGGAAAAGCAGGAGCTACACCTACACGTGAACAAATCGTACGGGCAAGGGAAGCGATACATCCACTCGATCGATCAGACTGCCGGGAAGGCCAGGTTTCCCTGCTGATCGAGAATTCGAGATCGAGATCGATGCCCATATATCGCCTACTACTTGACACAAGCTCCTCCCTTCTCACTTTCCCGTAGATGCTTATCCAGCTACAGCCATGATCGCCGTCATTCTGCTCACTCTCTGCTTCACGCCGTTCGCCGCTGCTGATCCACTGGGGCACCTCTGCGGCGTCACCGGCGGCCGCTACACGGCGGTAAGCACCTACGGAGCCAACCTTGAACTCCTATCCGCGGCGCTCCGCAAGAACGCCTCGTCGACACCGATCACCCTCTTCACCAAGGGCTCCGTGGGCCTCGCCCCTGACACCGTCTACGGCGTCGCGCTCTGCCACGGCGATGCCGCCACCAACGTCTCGGCCTGCGCCGACTGCGTGGGCTCCGCGTTCCGCGACGCGCAGGAGCTGTGCGTGCTGATGAAGACAGCTCGTGTCCTGCGCGAGACTTGCATCCTCAGTTACTCCAGCCATGACTTCATCTCTTCCGGCAGTAATGCCCCCGAAAGTTTACTGGTGCTCATCGGGCACGACGACATCAAGCCCATGTCAGGGCCTGCTCCTGATACCCGTAACAGCGAGAACGTCAGCGGCATCGTCGAGTCTCTGCTGGACGAGACGGCCAGGATGGCAGCGTACACCACGGCGAGGTACGTCACCGGCCGCGTGGAAGTCAACAGCACTGGTGCCATACCGGCAGTGATCTACTCTTCGGCGCAGTGCAACCCGGGCATGCCGCCGGATGACTGCCGGAGCTGCCTCCACGGTATCAAGAACAAGTCCATCGGCCGGCAAGGCGCATGGGTTGTGGCTGCGTGCTGTAATTTCAGGTACGGGACGCATCTGTTCTACCAGGGCCAGCCCATGTATGTAAGAACCACCGACTCGTCTGGCGTGGTACAAACAACAACAAGGACGACGAACACGACGGCTTCGCCACCAGCACCGGTCTTCGTGCCCACCAAGATATACAAGAGTAAGGAAAACTTTgcaaaggcaaagcttttgcctcgtttcaaaaaaaacttttttctcctatatcaatggaaggcaaagcttttgcctcgttaaaaaaaaaaagagtaaGGAAAACTATGTCACCATATTAAGGATCATCGATATATAACCACATGCATTAATGTGAAATCTTTTTCTGGTAGTATAGAGCGTGAGATGAAGATATTGGTCAATGCCATCATTGTTCCTCTACTGGCAACATTGTTTTGCTTCACAGTTTGCTTTGCATTCATGAGAGCACACAAGAAAGGTAGGTAGTCAACATTTAGTCATGATTTATCACAACATGGAAATAACTTGAAAGGATTATGCACATTATTTCTCCTTTTTGTGTTTAGGTAAAGCAAACTTTCCTGAGAAGACTAACGTGAATGTGCTCAAAGATGAACAAGTTTGGGGGCTAGAAGGAAGTAACTCCGACTTCACCTTTTTTGACTTGTCACAAATATCGGATGCTACGAATAACTTCTTGGATGCAAACAAATTGGGGCAAGGTGGCTTTGGCCCCGTTTACAAGGTAAAACGAAAATCATGCATTATcatagcaaaagagagaaaaaataTCAAAGCATGGTTCATCCATAGCGTATTCTATTATCATAGTACCCCCTCCGGCCCTAAATACTTTTCATATTTTCGAGTAAATTTTAATTCGGCTGACCCATAGGTCTTGTTCAGCAGATAATTTGTGCTCAAAAACAGTTGCGCTGCAATAAGATATAACTGATAAAACTTTGTTAAACTTGTTTAGGGCCAGTTTCCTGATGGTCGGGAAATAGCTGTTAAGAGACTTGCTTCACATTCAGGGCAGGGTTTCATGGAGTTCAAGAATGAAGTTCAACTCATAGCCAAGCTTCAGCATACAAACCTGGTTAGGCTCTTGGGATGTTGCTCACAACGAGGAGAGAAAATGGTGATCTACGAATATTTGCCAAACAAAAGCTTAGACTTCTTTATCTTTGGTATTACTTCTCTCAGTATTCTAGTATTGACTCTTTTTTTTCTTCTGATTTGGTGTGACCTGTGTTTGAGTGCTGAAGCTGTGGTATGCATAATTGCTTTGCAGATGAAGCAAAACGAGTTGTACTAAACTGGAATAAACGCCTAGCAATAATTGAAGGCATATCGCAAGGACTTCTATATTTGCATAAGCTCTCTCGATTGCGTGTTATACATAGAGATCTGAAAGCAAGCAACATTTTGTTGGACAATGAAATGAATCCTAAAATTTCAGATTTTGGGCTTGCTAAGATATTCAACTCTAATGATGTTGAAGGGAATACAGAAAAGATTGCTGGGACATAGTAAGGTTTTCCTACACGTTAGTCTATCCTGATTACCATGTCACTGaaccaaaaacaaaaaaattgacACATAAGTAtaaatgttttatttttctcatacatTATTTCAGTGGGTATATGGCTCCTGAATATGCTTCTGCGGGAATCTTCTCAATCAAATCTGATGTATTCAGCTTTGGCGTGCTAATTCTTGAGATAATCAGTGGTACAAGAAACTCAGGTTTCCAACAACACGGGAAGTTCTTCAACCTTCTTAGACATGTGAGTCTTCTCTGTATCTAATATATAGCATTATTTTTTTCTTATGAAGTGATCGACATTTATGTAATCTATAATTAAATTCTCGAAGGCATGGAAGCTATGGAAAGAACAAAGGTGGATTGAGCTCGTAGATCCATCATTAGTTTCGGAGATTTCTACAACAGAGGCAATGAGATGTGTTAACATTGGACTTA
It includes:
- the LOC127295261 gene encoding cysteine-rich receptor-like protein kinase 10 yields the protein MIAVILLTLCFTPFAAADPLGHLCGVTGGRYTAVSTYGANLELLSAALRKNASSTPITLFTKGSVGLAPDTVYGVALCHGDAATNVSACADCVGSAFRDAQELCVLMKTARVLRETCILSYSSHDFISSGSNAPESLLVLIGHDDIKPMSGPAPDTRNSENVSGIVESLLDETARMAAYTTARYVTGRVEVNSTGAIPAVIYSSAQCNPGMPPDDCRSCLHGIKNKSIGRQGAWVVAACCNFRYGTHLFYQGQPMYVRTTDSSGVVQTTTRTTNTTASPPAPVFVPTKIYKKREMKILVNAIIVPLLATLFCFTVCFAFMRAHKKGKANFPEKTNVNVLKDEQVWGLEGSNSDFTFFDLSQISDATNNFLDANKLGQGGFGPVYKGQFPDGREIAVKRLASHSGQGFMEFKNEVQLIAKLQHTNLVRLLGCCSQRGEKMVIYEYLPNKSLDFFIFDEAKRVVLNWNKRLAIIEGISQGLLYLHKLSRLRVIHRDLKASNILLDNEMNPKISDFGLAKIFNSNDVEGNTEKIAGTYGYMAPEYASAGIFSIKSDVFSFGVLILEIISGTRNSGFQQHGKFFNLLRHAWKLWKEQRWIELVDPSLVSEISTTEAMRCVNIGLICVQENADDRPTMSDVVSMLSSESIALPEPDYPAYFHIRVTEEVTSVVPGPSSINDMTISILCGR